The proteins below come from a single Serratia ficaria genomic window:
- the malF gene encoding maltose ABC transporter permease MalF: protein MQLAHAGSAVRKKSKWWQSEGLKWLVIGLFSLITCYLIVLMYAQGEYLFAIMTLILVSAGLYVFANRRAYAWRYVYPGVAGMGLFVLFPLICTIAIAFTNYSSTNQLTFERAQSVLMQRQFQTGKTFSFGLYPADNQQWRLQLTHPDSGERLISEPFRFDPAAPQTLKLTAESAEPAGERATLRVITQNRQALNQLVAQLPDGGELRMSSLRQFSGTSPLYALNKDDGALTNNQTRVTYRPNAEIGFYQAVNADGNWGQETLSPGYTVTTGWKNFLRVLQDEGIKKPFISIFIWTILFSVMTVILTVAVGMVLACVVQWEALKGKAAYRVLLILPYAVPSFISILIFKGLFNQSFGEINMMLSHLFGIKPAWFSDPITAKSMILIVNTWLGYPYMMILCMGLLKAIPDDLYEASAMDGASPLQNFFRITFPLLIKPLTPLMIASFAFNFNNFVLIQLLTNGGPDMIGTTTPAGSTDLLVSYTYRIAFEGGGGQDFGLAAAIATLIFLLVGALAILNLKASKMNFD, encoded by the coding sequence ATGCAATTAGCTCACGCCGGCTCGGCTGTGCGAAAAAAGTCGAAGTGGTGGCAGAGTGAGGGGTTGAAATGGCTGGTTATCGGCCTGTTCAGCCTGATCACCTGCTATCTGATTGTGTTGATGTATGCACAGGGTGAATATCTGTTCGCCATCATGACGCTGATCCTGGTCAGCGCCGGGCTGTACGTCTTCGCCAACCGCCGCGCCTACGCCTGGCGCTATGTGTATCCGGGCGTCGCCGGCATGGGGCTGTTTGTCCTGTTCCCGCTGATTTGCACCATCGCCATCGCCTTTACCAACTACAGCAGCACCAACCAGCTGACCTTCGAACGCGCGCAGTCGGTGCTGATGCAGCGCCAGTTCCAGACCGGGAAAACCTTCAGCTTCGGCCTGTATCCGGCGGACAACCAGCAGTGGCGACTGCAGCTGACCCATCCGGACAGCGGCGAGCGGCTTATCTCCGAACCTTTCCGCTTCGACCCCGCGGCGCCGCAGACCCTGAAGCTGACGGCGGAAAGCGCCGAGCCGGCGGGCGAACGCGCCACGCTGCGGGTGATCACGCAGAATCGTCAGGCGCTGAACCAGCTGGTCGCCCAATTGCCCGACGGCGGCGAGCTGCGCATGAGTTCCCTGCGCCAGTTCTCCGGCACCAGCCCGCTGTATGCGCTGAACAAAGACGATGGCGCGCTGACCAATAATCAGACCCGGGTGACGTATCGGCCAAACGCCGAAATCGGCTTCTATCAGGCGGTCAACGCCGACGGCAACTGGGGGCAGGAAACCCTCAGCCCGGGCTATACCGTCACCACCGGCTGGAAAAACTTCCTGCGGGTGCTGCAGGATGAGGGCATCAAAAAACCGTTCATTTCAATCTTCATCTGGACCATCCTGTTCTCGGTGATGACCGTGATCCTCACCGTGGCGGTCGGCATGGTGCTGGCCTGCGTGGTGCAGTGGGAAGCGCTGAAAGGCAAGGCGGCGTATCGCGTGCTGTTGATCCTGCCCTATGCGGTACCGTCGTTTATTTCGATTCTGATCTTCAAGGGGTTGTTCAACCAAAGCTTCGGCGAGATCAACATGATGCTCAGCCACCTGTTCGGCATCAAACCGGCCTGGTTCAGCGATCCGATCACCGCCAAGAGCATGATTCTGATCGTCAACACCTGGCTGGGCTACCCGTACATGATGATCCTGTGCATGGGGTTGCTGAAAGCGATACCCGACGATCTGTACGAGGCTTCGGCGATGGACGGCGCCAGCCCGCTGCAGAACTTCTTCCGCATTACCTTCCCGCTGCTGATCAAGCCGTTGACGCCGCTGATGATCGCCAGCTTCGCCTTCAACTTTAACAACTTCGTGCTGATCCAGCTGTTGACCAACGGCGGCCCGGACATGATCGGCACCACCACGCCGGCCGGCTCTACCGACCTGCTGGTCAGCTACACCTACCGCATCGCCTTCGAAGGCGGCGGCGGGCAAGACTTCGGCCTGGCGGCCGCCATCGCCACGCTGATTTTCCTGCTGGTGGGCGCGCTGGCGATTCTGAATCTGAAAGCCAGCAAGATGAACTTTGATTAG
- a CDS encoding maltoporin: protein MMTTLRKLPLALAIAAGVLTTQAMAVDFKGYARSGIGWTGSGGEQQCFQATGASSKYRLGNECETYAELKLGQEVWKEGDKSFYFDTNLAYSVSQRSDWEDVTPGFREVNVQGKNLIDWLPGSTMWAGKRFYQRHDVHMIDFYYWDISGPGAGLENIDLGFGKLSAAVTRNSESGGSYGYLDNEWDQRPTVNDTFDVRLAGLELNPGGTLELGVDYGRANVQDGYSLADGASKDGWMFTAEHTQSILSGYNKFVLQYATDSMTSQNNGRNQGATIDNNGKMIRVLDHGAIDFNDKWALMYVGMFQDIDRDNDNGTTWYTLGVRPMYKWTPIMSTLLEAGYDNVKSQRTGDRNGQYKVTLAQQWQAGNSIWSRPAIRVFATYAKWDEKWGYATNSDTGYATGTAYNDTSMHTFSRGNDDEVTFGAQMEIWW from the coding sequence ATGATGACTACTCTGCGCAAACTTCCTCTGGCACTGGCAATCGCCGCCGGTGTGCTGACCACCCAGGCCATGGCCGTCGATTTTAAAGGCTATGCCCGTTCCGGCATCGGCTGGACCGGCAGCGGCGGTGAGCAACAGTGCTTCCAGGCCACCGGGGCCTCGAGCAAATACCGTCTCGGCAACGAATGCGAAACCTACGCCGAACTGAAACTGGGGCAGGAAGTGTGGAAGGAGGGCGACAAGAGCTTCTACTTCGATACCAACCTGGCCTACTCCGTTTCGCAGCGTTCCGACTGGGAAGACGTGACGCCGGGCTTCCGCGAAGTGAACGTGCAGGGTAAAAACCTGATCGACTGGCTGCCGGGCTCCACCATGTGGGCCGGTAAGCGCTTCTATCAGCGTCATGACGTCCATATGATCGACTTCTACTACTGGGATATTTCCGGCCCGGGCGCCGGCCTGGAAAACATCGATCTGGGCTTCGGCAAGCTGTCCGCCGCGGTGACCCGCAACTCCGAATCCGGCGGTTCTTACGGTTACCTGGATAACGAGTGGGATCAGCGCCCAACCGTCAACGACACCTTCGACGTGCGTCTGGCCGGCCTGGAGCTGAACCCGGGCGGCACCCTGGAGCTGGGCGTGGACTACGGCCGCGCCAACGTGCAGGACGGTTACAGCCTGGCCGACGGCGCCAGCAAAGACGGCTGGATGTTCACCGCAGAACATACCCAAAGCATCCTGAGCGGCTACAACAAGTTCGTGCTGCAGTACGCCACCGACTCCATGACCTCGCAGAACAACGGCCGCAACCAGGGCGCGACCATCGACAACAACGGCAAGATGATCCGCGTGCTGGATCACGGCGCCATCGACTTCAACGATAAATGGGCGCTGATGTACGTCGGCATGTTCCAGGACATCGATCGCGACAACGACAACGGCACCACCTGGTACACCCTGGGCGTGCGGCCGATGTACAAATGGACGCCGATCATGAGCACCCTGCTGGAAGCCGGCTACGACAACGTCAAGTCCCAGCGCACCGGCGATCGCAACGGCCAGTACAAAGTGACCCTGGCGCAACAATGGCAGGCGGGCAACAGCATCTGGTCGCGTCCGGCCATCCGCGTGTTCGCCACCTACGCCAAGTGGGACGAGAAATGGGGCTACGCCACCAACAGCGATACCGGTTACGCCACCGGCA
- the malK gene encoding maltose/maltodextrin ABC transporter ATP-binding protein MalK — MASVTLRGVYKAFGEAVISKDVNLTIDDGEFVVFVGPSGCGKSTLLRMIAGLEDITSGELLIGEKRMNDVPPSERGIGMVFQSYALYPHLSVADNMSFGLKLAGAKKADIAQRVNQVSEVLQLAHLLDRRPKALSGGQRQRVAIGRTLVAEPDVFLLDEPLSNLDAALRVQMRIEISRLHKRLQRTMIYVTHDQVEAMTLADKIVVLDAGRVAQVGKPLELYHYPANRFVAGFIGSPKMNFLPVKVTAAEPQRVQVELPNRQLVWLPVEGAEVQPGTNLSLGIRPEHLLPGDASEVRLTGDVQVVEQLGNETQIHIQIPAIRQNLVYRQNDVVLVEEGATFAIGLPPHRCHLFREDGTACKRLHQEPGV; from the coding sequence ATGGCTAGCGTCACACTGCGCGGCGTTTATAAGGCCTTCGGCGAGGCTGTGATTTCCAAAGACGTCAATCTGACCATCGATGACGGCGAGTTTGTGGTGTTTGTCGGGCCCTCGGGCTGCGGCAAATCGACGCTGCTGCGCATGATCGCCGGGCTGGAGGACATCACCTCCGGCGAGCTGCTGATCGGCGAAAAACGCATGAACGACGTGCCGCCTTCCGAGCGCGGCATCGGCATGGTGTTCCAGTCCTACGCGCTGTATCCGCACCTGTCGGTGGCGGACAACATGTCGTTCGGCCTCAAATTGGCCGGCGCGAAGAAGGCCGATATCGCCCAGCGGGTGAACCAGGTGTCGGAGGTGCTGCAGCTGGCGCACCTGCTCGATCGGCGGCCGAAGGCGCTGTCCGGCGGGCAGCGTCAGCGCGTGGCGATCGGCCGCACGCTGGTGGCCGAACCGGACGTGTTCCTGCTCGACGAGCCGTTGTCCAACCTCGACGCCGCGCTGCGGGTGCAGATGCGCATCGAGATCTCCCGCCTGCACAAGCGCCTGCAGCGCACCATGATCTACGTGACCCACGATCAGGTCGAAGCGATGACGCTGGCCGACAAGATCGTGGTGCTCGACGCCGGGCGCGTGGCCCAGGTCGGCAAGCCGCTGGAGCTGTACCACTATCCGGCCAATCGCTTCGTCGCCGGGTTCATCGGCTCGCCGAAAATGAATTTCCTGCCGGTCAAGGTGACCGCCGCAGAGCCACAACGGGTGCAGGTCGAACTGCCGAACCGCCAGCTGGTGTGGCTGCCGGTGGAAGGCGCCGAGGTTCAGCCCGGCACCAATCTGTCTTTGGGCATCCGCCCGGAGCATCTGCTGCCCGGCGACGCTTCCGAAGTTCGTCTGACCGGTGATGTACAGGTGGTCGAGCAGCTCGGCAACGAGACGCAAATCCACATCCAAATCCCGGCAATCCGTCAAAACCTGGTGTACCGCCAGAACGACGTGGTGCTGGTAGAAGAAGGTGCAACATTCGCCATCGGCCTGCCGCCTCACCGCTGCCATCTGTTCCGTGAAGACGGTACGGCATGTAAACGGCTGCACCAGGAGCCGGGCGTTTAA
- a CDS encoding alpha-amylase family glycosyl hydrolase, with the protein MSPTPIVAQPTLYRIHPVSFRDGNGDGVGDVHGMLAALPYLNALSIDGLLLPQALPPEASAAVAAQGLALWYCDGGSYVRHAVAPQQYARSPLALDVVPFSVEKLVAVLHARRATLADSLWSTGDADQPRVVSHWGQGDLRSADAFLTLLAMLPAPICLYQGEELGLPHAAGLQDPRGAQTRMPWHEAPEQVTAGEIDWYQQVAIEHRALAISRQQHDSHSTLRYCQSLLALRRSPLIQRGELNAVSQRNGVVRLLITHQDQCLEALINLQPYTQAAAPSEATLPLAWQHGAQQEGHQWVLAGFASAIFTRNVNCESRGVTHG; encoded by the coding sequence ATGTCGCCAACGCCTATCGTCGCTCAGCCCACCCTGTACCGGATCCATCCGGTCAGTTTCCGCGATGGAAACGGCGACGGCGTGGGCGACGTGCACGGCATGCTGGCGGCGTTGCCCTACCTTAACGCGCTGTCGATCGATGGCCTGCTGCTGCCGCAGGCGCTGCCGCCGGAGGCCAGCGCCGCGGTGGCGGCGCAAGGGTTGGCGCTGTGGTATTGCGACGGCGGCAGCTACGTTCGCCACGCCGTCGCGCCGCAGCAGTATGCCCGCAGCCCGCTGGCGCTGGACGTGGTGCCGTTCAGCGTGGAAAAGCTGGTGGCGGTGCTGCACGCTCGCCGCGCTACCCTGGCGGACAGCCTGTGGAGCACCGGCGACGCCGATCAGCCGCGGGTGGTCAGCCATTGGGGGCAGGGCGATCTGCGCTCCGCCGACGCTTTTTTGACGCTGCTGGCGATGCTGCCGGCGCCGATCTGCCTGTATCAGGGCGAGGAGCTGGGATTGCCGCACGCCGCCGGGCTGCAGGACCCGCGGGGCGCGCAGACGCGCATGCCGTGGCATGAGGCCCCCGAACAGGTGACCGCCGGTGAAATTGACTGGTATCAGCAGGTGGCTATCGAGCACCGCGCGCTGGCCATCAGCCGCCAGCAGCACGACAGCCACTCCACCCTGCGTTACTGCCAGTCGCTGCTGGCGTTGCGTCGCTCACCGCTGATCCAGCGCGGCGAACTGAACGCGGTCAGCCAGCGAAATGGCGTGGTTCGCTTACTTATTACCCATCAGGATCAATGCCTTGAAGCGCTGATTAACCTGCAGCCTTATACTCAGGCGGCCGCGCCGTCTGAGGCGACCTTGCCATTGGCATGGCAGCACGGCGCGCAGCAAGAGGGTCATCAATGGGTTTTGGCGGGCTTTGCGTCCGCCATTTTTACACGAAATGTTAACTGCGAAAGCAGGGGAGTAACGCATGGCTAG
- the psiE gene encoding phosphate-starvation-inducible protein PsiE, with product MAKTSRSIMIAKGLQRVLNVGLLLLAAILVIFLVKETIHLAKVLFVNSEESSSYLLIEGIVIYFLYFEFIALIVKYFESGYHFPLRYFIYIGITAIIRLIIVDHKNPFDTLIYAGAILLLVVTLYLANTDRLKRE from the coding sequence ATGGCGAAAACATCGCGTTCGATAATGATTGCAAAGGGACTGCAGCGGGTGCTGAACGTTGGCCTGCTGCTGTTGGCGGCTATCCTGGTGATTTTTCTGGTTAAGGAAACCATTCACCTGGCGAAAGTATTATTTGTCAACAGCGAGGAGTCATCCTCCTACCTGCTGATTGAAGGCATCGTGATTTACTTCCTGTACTTCGAGTTTATCGCCTTGATCGTAAAGTATTTTGAGTCGGGTTATCATTTCCCGCTGCGCTATTTCATTTATATCGGCATTACCGCGATTATTCGTTTGATCATAGTGGATCATAAAAATCCCTTTGATACCTTAATTTATGCTGGCGCGATATTGTTGCTGGTGGTGACGCTCTACCTGGCCAACACCGACCGACTAAAGCGCGAGTAA
- the malE gene encoding maltose/maltodextrin ABC transporter substrate-binding protein MalE, translating to MTRSITTARTLVLSALTTLVLSSSAFAKIEEGKLVIWINGDKGYNGLAEVGKKFEKDTGIKVTIEHPDKLEEKYPQVAATGDGPDIIFWAHDRFGGYAQSGLLAEIHPSKAFQDKLFPFTWDAVRYDGKLIGYPIAVEALSLIYNKDLIKQAPKTWEEIPALDKQLRASGKSAIMWNLQEPYFTWPIIAADGGYAFKYENGKYNIKDVGVANAGSQAGLQFIVDLVKNKHVNADTDYSIAEAAFNKGQTAMTINGPWAWSNIEQSKINYGVTLLPTFKGKPSKPFVGVLTAGINAASPNKELATEFLENYLLTNEGLADVNKDKPLGAVALKSYQEVLAKDPKIAATMQNSQNGEIMPNIPQMSAFWYAERSAVINAVSGRQTVKAALDDVQTRITK from the coding sequence ATGACTCGCAGCATTACCACCGCCCGCACGCTGGTGCTTTCGGCTCTGACCACCCTGGTGCTCTCTTCTTCCGCCTTCGCCAAGATCGAGGAAGGCAAACTGGTTATCTGGATCAACGGCGACAAGGGCTATAACGGCCTGGCCGAGGTCGGCAAAAAGTTCGAGAAAGACACCGGCATCAAGGTCACCATCGAGCATCCGGACAAGCTGGAAGAAAAATACCCGCAGGTGGCCGCCACCGGCGACGGCCCGGACATCATCTTCTGGGCCCATGACCGCTTCGGCGGCTATGCGCAATCCGGCTTGCTGGCCGAAATCCACCCGTCCAAGGCCTTCCAGGACAAACTGTTCCCGTTCACCTGGGACGCGGTGCGCTATGACGGCAAGCTGATCGGCTACCCGATCGCCGTTGAAGCGCTGTCGCTGATTTATAACAAGGACCTGATCAAGCAGGCGCCGAAGACCTGGGAAGAGATCCCGGCGTTGGACAAGCAGCTGCGCGCCAGCGGCAAGAGCGCCATCATGTGGAACCTGCAGGAACCCTACTTCACCTGGCCGATCATCGCCGCCGACGGCGGTTACGCCTTCAAGTATGAGAACGGCAAGTACAACATCAAGGACGTCGGCGTGGCCAATGCCGGCTCGCAGGCCGGCCTGCAGTTCATCGTCGATCTGGTGAAGAACAAGCACGTCAACGCCGACACCGATTACTCGATCGCCGAAGCGGCGTTCAACAAGGGCCAGACCGCCATGACCATCAACGGTCCCTGGGCCTGGAGCAACATCGAGCAAAGCAAGATCAACTACGGCGTGACCCTGCTGCCGACCTTTAAAGGCAAGCCGTCCAAACCCTTCGTCGGCGTGCTGACCGCCGGCATCAACGCCGCCAGCCCGAACAAGGAGCTGGCGACCGAATTCCTGGAAAACTATCTGCTGACCAACGAAGGCCTGGCGGACGTCAACAAAGACAAACCGTTGGGCGCCGTGGCGCTGAAGTCCTACCAGGAGGTGCTGGCGAAAGATCCGAAGATCGCCGCCACCATGCAGAACTCGCAAAACGGCGAAATCATGCCGAACATTCCGCAGATGAGCGCCTTCTGGTACGCCGAACGCAGTGCGGTGATCAACGCCGTCAGCGGCCGCCAGACGGTGAAAGCCGCGCTGGATGACGTGCAGACCCGCATCACCAAGTAA
- the malG gene encoding maltose ABC transporter permease MalG, which translates to MAMVQPKSQRLRLWITHILMLSFIALIMFPLLMVVAISLRSGNFATGSLIPEQISWDHWRLALGLSVTHADGSVTPPPFPVLLWLWNSIKIAVITAIGIVTLSTTCAYAFARMRFRGKSTLLKSMLIFQMFPAVLSLVALYALFDRLGQYLPFIGLNTHGGVIFAYMGGIALHVWTIKGYFETIDNSLEEAAALDGASPWQAFRLVLLPLSVPILAVVFILSFIAAITEVPVASLLLRDVNSYTLAVGMQQYLNPQNYLWGDFAAAAVLSAIPITAVFLLAQRWLVGGLTAGGVKG; encoded by the coding sequence ATGGCCATGGTTCAACCCAAATCCCAGCGCCTGCGTCTGTGGATCACCCATATTCTGATGCTGAGCTTTATCGCCCTGATCATGTTCCCGCTGCTGATGGTGGTGGCCATCTCGCTGCGCTCCGGCAACTTCGCCACCGGCAGCCTGATACCCGAGCAGATTTCCTGGGATCACTGGCGGCTGGCGCTCGGCCTCAGCGTTACCCACGCCGACGGCAGCGTGACGCCGCCGCCGTTCCCGGTGCTGCTGTGGCTGTGGAACTCGATCAAGATCGCGGTGATCACCGCCATCGGCATCGTCACCCTGTCCACCACCTGCGCCTACGCCTTTGCCCGCATGCGCTTTCGCGGCAAAAGCACGCTGCTGAAAAGCATGCTGATTTTCCAGATGTTCCCGGCGGTGCTGTCGCTGGTGGCGCTGTACGCCCTGTTCGATCGGCTGGGCCAGTACCTGCCGTTTATCGGCCTGAACACCCACGGCGGGGTGATCTTCGCCTACATGGGCGGCATTGCGCTGCACGTCTGGACCATCAAAGGCTACTTCGAGACCATCGATAATTCGCTGGAGGAAGCGGCGGCGCTGGATGGCGCCAGCCCCTGGCAGGCCTTCCGCCTGGTGCTGCTGCCGCTGTCGGTGCCGATTCTGGCGGTGGTGTTCATTCTGTCGTTTATCGCCGCCATCACCGAAGTGCCGGTGGCCTCGCTGCTGCTGCGCGACGTGAACAGCTACACGCTGGCGGTCGGCATGCAGCAATATCTCAATCCGCAGAACTATCTGTGGGGCGACTTCGCCGCCGCGGCGGTGCTGTCGGCCATCCCGATTACCGCCGTGTTCCTGCTGGCGCAGCGCTGGCTGGTGGGCGGCCTGACGGCCGGCGGGGTGAAAGGCTAA